In Flavobacterium endoglycinae, one DNA window encodes the following:
- the mutL gene encoding DNA mismatch repair endonuclease MutL has protein sequence MSSIIQLLPDHVANQIAAGEVVQRPASVVKELLENAVDAKATDIKLIIKDAGKSLVQVIDNGLGMTVTDARLCFARHATSKIRQAEDLFSLGTKGFRGEALASIAAIAHMELKTKQEQDELGTHIVIEGSKFVSQEVAVLPKGTSFAVKNLFFNIPARRNFLKSDTVEFRHVMDEFQRVAMAHPNIHFSFYHNGSELYNLPAAGYRQRIVGIMSGKTNEKLVPVNEETEIISIQGFVCKPEFAKKTRGEQFFFVNDRFIKSGYLHHAVMAAYDGLLKDGLQPSYFLYLQVPPNTIDINIHPTKTEIKFDDEQALYAILRASIKHSLGQFNVAPVLDFDRDSNLDTPYHYKDLEAETPTIQVDGTFNPFTDDKTNQHYTKANSGSSYSSGLSSSSSSSSSSGSSYSGSSYSGYSKRVEPTASWESLYVGLDTENPETIESSPFTFENEEVTSSLFNDNEVEQASQKTYQIHKKYIVSPIKSGMVIVDQQRAHQRILYEQFLLNMTVNQAASQQLLFPLDLFYSAAEMELIEELKPSLETTGFIFDNTKSDHVVISGIPVNITESEVSMVIDQLLSDLQDGIPANSYSQNDTIAKSMAKSLAVKTGSYLTEKEQDNLVNGLFACKDPNISPFQKPTFITMRVEDIDKKFAL, from the coding sequence ATGTCGAGTATTATTCAATTACTTCCTGATCACGTTGCTAACCAAATTGCTGCTGGAGAGGTGGTTCAAAGACCCGCTTCAGTTGTAAAAGAATTGTTAGAAAATGCTGTTGATGCCAAAGCAACTGATATTAAATTGATTATAAAAGATGCCGGCAAATCATTGGTGCAAGTTATTGATAATGGATTAGGGATGACTGTAACCGATGCGCGTTTGTGTTTCGCTCGTCATGCAACTTCAAAAATCCGTCAGGCCGAAGATTTATTTTCGCTTGGAACAAAAGGTTTCCGTGGAGAAGCGCTGGCTTCTATCGCTGCTATTGCACACATGGAATTGAAAACGAAGCAAGAACAAGACGAACTGGGAACTCATATTGTTATTGAAGGAAGTAAATTTGTTTCGCAGGAAGTGGCTGTTTTGCCCAAAGGAACTTCGTTTGCCGTTAAAAATTTATTTTTCAATATTCCGGCTCGTCGTAATTTCTTAAAGTCAGATACAGTTGAATTCCGTCATGTAATGGATGAATTTCAACGAGTGGCTATGGCGCATCCTAACATTCATTTTAGTTTTTACCACAACGGAAGCGAATTGTATAATCTTCCAGCTGCCGGATACCGTCAGCGAATTGTGGGGATTATGTCGGGTAAAACCAATGAAAAATTAGTTCCGGTTAATGAAGAGACTGAAATTATCAGCATTCAGGGGTTTGTATGCAAACCTGAGTTTGCTAAAAAAACCAGAGGCGAACAGTTTTTCTTTGTAAACGATCGTTTTATCAAAAGCGGATATCTGCATCACGCTGTTATGGCGGCTTATGATGGTTTGCTGAAAGATGGTTTACAGCCAAGTTATTTCTTGTATCTGCAAGTGCCGCCCAATACAATTGATATTAACATTCATCCCACCAAAACTGAAATTAAGTTTGATGATGAACAAGCTCTATATGCTATTTTAAGAGCGTCTATAAAACATAGTTTAGGACAGTTTAATGTAGCGCCGGTTTTAGATTTTGATCGGGATTCCAATTTAGACACACCCTATCATTATAAAGATTTAGAAGCTGAAACTCCAACAATTCAGGTTGACGGGACTTTTAATCCGTTTACAGATGATAAAACTAACCAGCATTACACCAAAGCTAATTCTGGTTCTAGTTATAGTTCTGGATTGTCTTCGTCATCTTCCTCGTCTTCATCTTCAGGATCTTCGTACTCAGGTTCGTCTTATTCGGGATATTCTAAACGAGTTGAGCCAACAGCAAGCTGGGAAAGTTTGTATGTAGGTTTGGATACCGAAAATCCAGAAACGATTGAAAGTTCTCCTTTTACATTCGAAAATGAAGAAGTAACTTCTTCATTGTTTAATGATAATGAAGTGGAACAAGCGAGTCAGAAAACCTATCAAATTCATAAAAAATATATTGTATCTCCAATCAAATCAGGAATGGTGATTGTAGATCAGCAGCGTGCGCATCAGCGTATTTTATACGAGCAGTTTCTGCTGAATATGACCGTAAATCAAGCGGCAAGCCAGCAATTGCTTTTTCCGTTGGATTTGTTTTATTCTGCTGCCGAAATGGAACTTATCGAAGAACTGAAACCATCTCTTGAAACAACAGGATTTATTTTTGATAATACAAAATCTGATCACGTTGTAATTTCAGGAATCCCGGTAAATATTACCGAAAGTGAAGTTTCGATGGTAATTGATCAATTGCTGAGTGATTTACAGGATGGGATTCCAGCAAACAGTTATAGTCAGAATGATACTATTGCAAAATCAATGGCTAAAAGTTTAGCGGTTAAAACCGGATCGTATTTAACCGAAAAAGAACAGGATAATTTAGTAAACGGTTTGTTTGCTTGTAAAGATCCAAATATTTCACCTTTTCAAAAACCTACTTTCATTACCATGCGTGTGGAAGATATAGATAAAAAGTTTGCCTTATGA
- a CDS encoding rhomboid family intramembrane serine protease, with product MMNMTPVVKQLLIINIIFFIGAQLVPVSYEYLALFFPENPEFQVWQPLTHMFMHGGFAHIAFNMFALYSFGSTLEHFWGGRKFLFFYISCGLGAALVNFAVNYYFYQDSLAILQAHGFPKANVLSLLNDGKIDTRWQEILTVSEFKHFMNAYLGTVVGASGAIYGLLVAFTFMFPNAELGILFIPIPIKAKYFVPIYMLLFDGFFGIFGSSLMGIESGIAHYAHIGGAFFGFMIMWYWKKNQFNNNRWN from the coding sequence ATGATGAATATGACTCCAGTTGTAAAACAACTGCTTATAATTAATATTATCTTTTTTATCGGTGCTCAGCTGGTGCCGGTTTCGTATGAATATCTAGCACTTTTCTTTCCAGAAAATCCAGAGTTTCAGGTTTGGCAGCCTCTTACTCATATGTTTATGCATGGCGGATTTGCGCATATTGCTTTCAATATGTTTGCTTTATATTCGTTTGGATCGACATTAGAACATTTTTGGGGCGGCAGAAAATTTCTTTTCTTTTACATTTCATGCGGATTGGGAGCTGCTTTGGTGAATTTTGCTGTTAACTATTATTTCTATCAAGACAGTTTAGCTATTTTACAGGCACACGGATTTCCTAAAGCAAATGTGCTTAGTCTGCTTAATGATGGAAAGATCGATACCAGATGGCAGGAAATCTTAACCGTTTCAGAATTTAAGCATTTTATGAATGCTTATTTAGGAACTGTTGTAGGTGCATCAGGTGCTATTTATGGATTGCTTGTGGCATTTACATTTATGTTTCCTAATGCTGAACTCGGAATTTTGTTTATACCGATTCCAATAAAAGCAAAATATTTTGTACCGATTTATATGCTTTTATTTGATGGTTTTTTTGGAATCTTCGGAAGTTCATTAATGGGAATTGAATCTGGAATTGCGCATTATGCCCACATTGGAGGTGCTTTTTTCGGATTTATGATCATGTGGTACTGGAAAAAAAATCAGTTTAATAACAATCGTTGGAATTAA
- a CDS encoding rhomboid family intramembrane serine protease: MNILDDLKMQYRLGGIAMRVIYWNIACFMISLIFFYGFSNGLFSFPNWLALSSDPQVFLFKPWTFLTYAFFHFGFMHLLFNMLVLNFASNLFLTFFTQKQYLGLYILGAIFSGIVFALSFYVLGTAASIVGASAAIMAILVAATTYQPLMNVRLFLFGNVKLWHITAVILVLDLMQFRLDNMGGHISHLAGAFFGFVYIKLLQNGTDLSIVISKTLDFFANLFRKSPTTPFKTVHKNYKKPAEKTSSRIVTKDKTQQQIDEILDKISQSGYDCLTKEEKEFLFKAGK, encoded by the coding sequence ATGAACATTCTTGACGATTTAAAAATGCAGTATAGACTAGGTGGTATCGCAATGCGCGTTATTTATTGGAATATTGCCTGTTTTATGATTTCATTAATTTTTTTCTATGGGTTTTCAAACGGTCTGTTTTCTTTCCCAAACTGGTTGGCGCTATCGTCAGATCCGCAGGTTTTTTTATTTAAACCATGGACATTTTTAACCTATGCTTTTTTCCATTTCGGATTCATGCATTTGTTGTTCAATATGCTGGTTTTAAACTTTGCCAGTAATTTATTCCTGACCTTTTTTACTCAGAAACAATACTTAGGATTATATATTTTAGGAGCTATATTTTCAGGTATCGTATTTGCGTTAAGCTTTTATGTTTTAGGAACTGCTGCTTCAATAGTAGGTGCTTCGGCAGCCATTATGGCAATTTTGGTTGCGGCAACAACGTATCAGCCTCTAATGAATGTTCGTTTGTTTTTGTTTGGAAATGTAAAACTCTGGCATATTACGGCAGTAATCTTGGTTTTAGATTTAATGCAGTTCCGCTTAGATAATATGGGCGGACACATTTCGCATTTGGCTGGAGCTTTCTTTGGATTTGTGTATATTAAACTTCTTCAAAACGGAACGGATTTAAGTATTGTTATTTCCAAAACATTAGACTTTTTTGCTAATTTATTTAGAAAATCTCCAACGACACCATTTAAAACCGTTCATAAGAATTATAAAAAACCTGCAGAAAAAACGTCTTCAAGAATTGTTACCAAAGATAAAACACAGCAGCAGATAGATGAGATTTTAGACAAAATTAGCCAGTCTGGTTATGATTGTCTTACCAAAGAAGAAAAAGAGTTTTTGTTTAAAGCTGGAAAATAA
- a CDS encoding endonuclease/exonuclease/phosphatase family protein, translated as MKNLSWFNKIMFFLNIVLTVFTFTVYILPFLAPKSFPLLSVLTLFMPAFFVMNGLFFIYWAIQFKKRLILSGLVLLMGITFINKFYKFSAKEYVKDEKDFSVMSYNVRLFNVFKWLDRDDIPENIKAFIDEKDPDILCIQEYSNSAHLDLKVYPHRYIFIDGKQIKTGQAIFSKFPIINEGNIVFPKSDNNVIYADIKRGKDVIRVYNMHLQSIKISPDVTEISDDIDNVNQKKSQLIYARISKGFRQQQEQAEMFKENIKTCKSPIIICGDMNNSPFSYVYRNIKGKLKDAFEEAGEGFGATYKFKYYPARIDYIFTDTRMKVKQFESFPDFENSDHYPIMTRLSLMEQ; from the coding sequence ATGAAAAACCTTTCGTGGTTTAATAAAATAATGTTCTTCCTGAATATAGTGCTAACGGTGTTTACATTTACAGTCTATATTCTGCCTTTTTTAGCGCCTAAAAGTTTTCCGCTTTTATCGGTGCTTACGCTGTTTATGCCGGCTTTTTTTGTAATGAATGGGTTGTTCTTTATTTATTGGGCAATTCAGTTTAAAAAGCGCCTTATTCTGTCTGGCTTGGTTTTATTGATGGGAATTACCTTTATCAATAAGTTCTATAAATTTTCTGCCAAAGAATATGTCAAAGATGAAAAAGATTTCTCGGTAATGAGTTACAACGTTCGTCTTTTTAATGTTTTCAAATGGCTGGATCGTGATGATATACCAGAAAATATAAAAGCCTTTATTGACGAGAAAGATCCGGATATTTTATGTATTCAGGAATATTCAAATTCGGCACATCTGGATTTAAAAGTGTATCCGCATCGTTATATTTTTATTGATGGAAAACAAATAAAAACGGGACAAGCAATTTTTTCAAAATTCCCAATTATAAACGAAGGAAACATCGTTTTTCCTAAATCGGATAATAATGTGATTTATGCTGATATTAAGCGCGGAAAAGACGTTATACGCGTTTATAACATGCATTTACAATCCATTAAAATCTCGCCTGATGTAACGGAGATTTCGGATGATATTGACAATGTAAATCAGAAGAAATCACAGCTTATTTACGCCCGAATCAGTAAAGGATTCAGACAACAGCAAGAACAGGCGGAAATGTTCAAGGAAAATATAAAAACCTGTAAAAGCCCGATTATTATCTGCGGAGACATGAATAATAGTCCATTTTCGTATGTATATCGAAATATTAAGGGCAAATTGAAAGATGCTTTTGAAGAAGCAGGAGAAGGCTTTGGGGCTACTTATAAATTCAAATACTATCCGGCAAGAATCGATTATATCTTTACCGATACTCGAATGAAAGTAAAACAGTTTGAAAGTTTTCCTGATTTCGAAAACTCAGATCATTATCCAATAATGACCCGTCTTTCGTTAATGGAGCAATAA
- a CDS encoding WbqC family protein, protein MNSLLLPTYFPSISHFAVMAQSDTITFEMEDNFQKQTNRNRTYIYSPNGIQLLNIPVKHSKAAHQKTKDILIENEFDWQKQHFKSLEAAYRSSPFFEYFEDDIVPVFEKKHTFLMDLNMEVLETVTKCLRMKLEFEKTEEYFHEVTNFSDFRYLANGKKDQNSFEKYTQVFDDKHGFINNLSVLDLLFNEGKFAMDYLKSQKVI, encoded by the coding sequence ATGAATTCCTTATTACTTCCTACTTATTTTCCATCAATTAGTCACTTTGCTGTAATGGCGCAGTCTGACACTATCACTTTTGAAATGGAAGATAATTTTCAGAAGCAGACTAACAGAAATCGCACCTATATCTATAGTCCGAATGGAATTCAACTTTTAAATATTCCTGTTAAACATTCAAAAGCAGCGCATCAAAAAACAAAAGATATTTTGATCGAAAATGAATTTGACTGGCAGAAACAGCATTTTAAATCATTGGAAGCCGCCTACAGAAGCTCTCCTTTCTTCGAATACTTTGAAGATGATATTGTTCCTGTTTTCGAAAAGAAACATACCTTTCTAATGGATTTAAACATGGAAGTTTTAGAAACAGTAACCAAATGTCTGCGCATGAAATTAGAATTCGAAAAAACCGAAGAATACTTTCATGAAGTAACCAATTTTTCAGATTTTAGATATTTGGCAAACGGAAAAAAAGACCAGAATTCATTCGAAAAATACACACAGGTTTTTGACGACAAACACGGATTCATCAATAATTTAAGTGTTTTAGATTTACTTTTTAACGAAGGAAAATTTGCAATGGATTATCTTAAATCACAAAAAGTAATCTAA
- the lepB gene encoding signal peptidase I, whose amino-acid sequence MTLYLWFVFFLAVQVIHFLGTWKLYQAAGRKSWEAAIPVYNAIVLMKIIGRPTWWTLLLFIPIINLIMFPVVWVETLRTFGKKSTLDTILGIFTLGFYIYYVNYTQKLEYNANRELKPENKAADTVSSLLFAIIVATLVHTYVIQPYTIPTSSLEKSLLIGDFLFVSKVNYGPRVPMTTVALPMVHDSIPLTKRKSYLSWPQLPYFRLPAFEHIKRNDIVVFNWPVDTVHYFFEPKGRPGVIKPIDKKSNYVKRCVGIPGDSLSIKDGFVFINGAKLILPERAKPQYSYKIAFDGKTPVDLQSLIKELDITDGGYFLDDQKRDTLVLGALTEASAERFKNTPGVSSVTRIIDRTNDNRIFPHINKWNQDNFGPIYIPQEGKTVALTNESLPFYKEIITNYEGNTLELKGSKFLINGKETNTYTFKQNYYWMMGDNRHNSEDSRYWGYVPENHIVGKPVFIWMSWDTNGKGINKIRWNRVFTTVDGEGQPQSYFKYFLIALALYFVGEFFWRKRKQNKA is encoded by the coding sequence ATGACACTATATCTTTGGTTCGTATTTTTCCTAGCGGTACAAGTAATTCACTTTTTAGGAACTTGGAAACTATATCAGGCAGCAGGAAGAAAAAGCTGGGAAGCCGCAATTCCTGTTTACAATGCAATTGTTTTAATGAAAATCATCGGCCGTCCAACTTGGTGGACATTGTTGCTTTTCATTCCAATTATTAACTTGATTATGTTTCCAGTTGTTTGGGTTGAAACACTTAGAACTTTTGGTAAAAAATCAACTTTAGATACTATTCTTGGAATTTTCACCCTTGGTTTTTACATCTATTACGTAAACTATACACAAAAATTAGAATACAATGCTAACCGAGAATTAAAACCTGAAAACAAAGCTGCCGACACAGTAAGTTCTTTACTTTTTGCTATTATCGTAGCTACTTTGGTACACACTTATGTTATTCAGCCTTACACCATTCCAACTTCTTCATTAGAAAAATCATTATTAATTGGAGATTTCTTATTTGTGAGTAAAGTTAACTACGGACCAAGAGTACCAATGACTACAGTGGCATTACCAATGGTTCATGATTCTATTCCGTTAACAAAAAGAAAATCATATTTAAGCTGGCCACAATTGCCATACTTCAGACTTCCTGCGTTCGAACATATCAAACGAAATGATATTGTAGTGTTTAACTGGCCTGTTGATACGGTACATTACTTTTTTGAACCAAAAGGAAGACCAGGAGTAATAAAACCTATCGACAAGAAATCAAACTATGTAAAAAGATGTGTGGGTATTCCTGGAGACAGCTTATCTATAAAAGATGGATTTGTTTTCATTAACGGTGCAAAGTTAATTTTACCAGAAAGAGCAAAACCACAGTATTCATACAAAATTGCATTTGACGGAAAAACACCAGTTGATTTACAATCTCTAATTAAAGAATTAGACATTACAGATGGCGGTTATTTTTTAGACGATCAAAAAAGAGATACACTTGTACTAGGAGCTTTAACAGAAGCCAGCGCAGAACGTTTTAAAAACACTCCTGGCGTTAGTTCTGTTACAAGAATAATCGACAGAACGAACGACAATAGAATTTTCCCTCATATCAATAAATGGAATCAGGATAATTTTGGTCCGATTTATATTCCGCAGGAAGGAAAAACTGTTGCGTTAACCAACGAATCACTTCCTTTTTACAAAGAAATTATAACTAACTACGAAGGAAATACCCTAGAATTAAAAGGTTCTAAATTCTTAATCAACGGAAAAGAAACAAACACATACACCTTCAAACAGAACTATTACTGGATGATGGGAGACAACCGTCATAACTCAGAAGACAGCCGTTATTGGGGTTATGTTCCAGAAAATCATATTGTAGGAAAGCCCGTTTTCATTTGGATGAGCTGGGACACTAACGGAAAAGGCATTAATAAAATCCGCTGGAACAGAGTATTCACAACTGTTGATGGTGAAGGGCAGCCTCAGTCATATTTCAAATATTTCTTAATTGCTCTTGCTCTTTACTTTGTTGGAGAATTCTTCTGGAGAAAAAGAAAACAAAACAAAGCATAA
- the dapB gene encoding 4-hydroxy-tetrahydrodipicolinate reductase yields the protein MKIALLGYGKMGKVIERIALERGHEIVLKKDEFNTYDGLSTADVAIDFSVPTAAVSNISACFNSNVPVVSGTTGWLEHYDEMIALCNEKKGGFISSSNFSLGVNIFFGLNEYLAKIMSQFDSYKVSMEEIHHIHKLDAPSGTAISLAQGVIENSNYAEWTLEEAKNNQIHIEAKRIGEVPGTHTVTYDSPIDSIEIKHTAHNREGFALGAVIAAEWLAGKQGIFTMKDVLNLQ from the coding sequence ATGAAAATTGCGCTTTTAGGATACGGAAAAATGGGTAAAGTAATCGAAAGAATTGCTCTGGAAAGAGGTCATGAAATTGTCCTGAAAAAGGATGAATTCAACACCTACGACGGACTTTCAACTGCCGATGTTGCCATCGATTTCAGCGTTCCTACTGCAGCAGTAAGCAATATTTCTGCTTGTTTCAATTCTAATGTTCCAGTAGTTTCAGGAACAACTGGATGGTTAGAACATTATGACGAAATGATTGCTCTTTGCAACGAGAAAAAAGGAGGTTTTATCTCTAGCTCAAACTTCAGTTTAGGAGTAAATATTTTCTTTGGATTAAATGAATATTTAGCCAAAATCATGAGCCAATTTGATTCTTATAAAGTTTCAATGGAAGAAATTCACCACATTCATAAACTGGATGCTCCAAGCGGCACGGCTATATCTTTGGCACAAGGTGTAATCGAAAATAGCAATTATGCTGAATGGACTTTAGAAGAAGCAAAAAACAATCAGATTCATATTGAAGCAAAAAGAATTGGCGAAGTTCCAGGCACTCACACGGTAACTTACGACTCTCCTATTGACAGCATCGAAATCAAACATACTGCTCACAACCGTGAGGGATTTGCTCTTGGCGCTGTTATCGCTGCAGAATGGCTGGCAGGAAAACAAGGGATTTTCACTATGAAAGATGTTCTAAACTTACAATAA
- a CDS encoding DUF5683 domain-containing protein — protein sequence MNKIVPISLLFFLIGTVSLFAQVKKDTVLVVKDTTALQEIDPLTPAKAAFYSAILPGLGQAYNKKYWKIPLVYGAIGTSLYFYIDNNKKYHDYRDAYKRRLEGYNDDNYQFLDDSRLIAGQKFYQRNRDLSALFVVGFYVLNIIDANVDAALLQFNVNERLSMRPEIYPADVTFKPNVGLTFNYRF from the coding sequence GTGAATAAAATTGTCCCCATAAGTTTATTGTTCTTTCTCATAGGAACCGTATCTCTTTTTGCCCAGGTAAAAAAAGACACGGTTTTGGTCGTAAAAGACACTACTGCATTGCAGGAGATAGACCCGCTGACACCAGCAAAAGCAGCATTCTATTCTGCTATATTGCCTGGTTTAGGTCAGGCATACAATAAAAAATACTGGAAAATCCCGCTTGTGTATGGAGCAATCGGAACCAGTTTATATTTCTACATTGACAACAATAAAAAATACCATGATTATCGCGATGCCTACAAACGAAGATTAGAAGGCTATAACGACGATAATTATCAGTTTCTTGATGACAGCCGATTAATTGCTGGTCAAAAATTTTATCAGAGAAACAGGGATTTATCTGCCTTATTTGTTGTTGGTTTTTACGTTTTAAACATTATCGATGCCAATGTTGATGCGGCATTACTTCAATTTAATGTAAACGAAAGACTATCAATGCGTCCGGAAATTTATCCGGCAGATGTAACATTTAAACCAAACGTTGGACTAACTTTTAACTATCGTTTTTAA
- a CDS encoding ParB/RepB/Spo0J family partition protein, producing the protein MTKAIKKQALGRGLSALLKDPENDIKSVEDKNADKVVGNIIELEISAIEINPFQPRSNFNEESLRELATSIKELGVIQPITVRKLDFNKYQLISGERRLRASTLIGLTHVPAYIRIANDNESLVMALVENIQRHDLDPIEIALSYQRLIDEIQLTQEQMSERVGKKRSTISNYLRLLKLDPIIQTGIRDGFISMGHGRAIINIEDLDVQTDIYQKIVSQNLSVRETEALVKNYHEGQQPKAEGKPKADSAFVVRETQKNTFNDYFGSKVDIKVAGNGKGKITIPFNSEADFNRIIKLING; encoded by the coding sequence ATGACAAAAGCAATTAAAAAACAAGCCTTAGGAAGAGGATTATCAGCATTATTAAAAGATCCAGAAAACGACATTAAATCGGTAGAAGACAAAAATGCCGATAAGGTTGTTGGAAATATTATTGAGCTTGAAATAAGTGCTATCGAAATAAATCCGTTTCAGCCTAGAAGCAATTTTAATGAAGAATCATTACGTGAGTTAGCCACTTCTATTAAAGAACTTGGTGTAATTCAACCTATTACTGTTCGAAAATTAGACTTTAATAAATACCAGTTAATTTCTGGAGAGCGTCGTTTACGTGCTTCTACTTTAATTGGCTTAACTCATGTTCCGGCATACATTCGTATTGCTAATGACAATGAGTCATTGGTTATGGCATTGGTTGAAAACATCCAGCGTCATGATTTAGACCCAATCGAGATTGCTCTTTCTTACCAGCGTTTAATTGACGAAATCCAATTAACACAAGAACAGATGAGCGAGCGCGTTGGAAAAAAACGTTCAACAATTTCTAACTACTTACGTCTTTTAAAACTAGATCCGATTATCCAGACAGGTATTCGTGATGGCTTCATCAGTATGGGACACGGTCGTGCGATTATCAATATTGAAGATTTAGATGTGCAGACAGATATCTATCAAAAAATCGTAAGCCAGAATTTATCTGTTCGTGAAACCGAAGCTTTAGTTAAAAATTATCACGAAGGACAGCAGCCAAAAGCCGAGGGAAAACCTAAAGCAGATTCTGCATTTGTAGTGAGAGAAACTCAAAAAAATACTTTCAACGACTATTTTGGTTCGAAAGTTGATATTAAAGTCGCTGGCAACGGAAAAGGAAAAATTACTATTCCATTTAATTCTGAGGCCGACTTTAACCGAATTATAAAATTAATTAACGGATAG
- a CDS encoding ParA family protein → MGKIIAIANQKGGVGKTTTSVNLAASLGVLEKKVLLIDADPQANATSGLGIDVETVETGTYQILEHTVTPKEAILKCTSPNVDVIPAHIDLVAIEIELVDKENREYMLKKALEEAKQEYDYIIIDCAPSLGLLTLNALTAADSVVIPIQCEYFALEGLGKLLNTIKSIQKIHNPDLDIEGLLLTMYDSRLRLSNQVVEEVQKHFNDMVFDTVIQRNVKLSEAPSFGESIINYDATSKGAVNYINLAQEIIKKNSK, encoded by the coding sequence ATGGGCAAAATCATTGCTATTGCTAATCAAAAAGGAGGCGTTGGAAAGACTACTACATCAGTAAATCTTGCTGCCTCATTAGGTGTTTTAGAAAAAAAAGTATTGTTGATCGACGCTGATCCACAGGCCAATGCTACATCTGGTCTGGGCATTGACGTTGAAACAGTTGAAACAGGAACCTACCAAATTCTTGAACATACTGTAACACCAAAAGAAGCCATTTTAAAATGCACATCGCCAAATGTTGACGTGATCCCTGCTCACATTGACCTTGTTGCGATCGAAATTGAGTTGGTTGACAAAGAAAACCGCGAGTACATGCTTAAAAAAGCATTAGAAGAAGCAAAACAAGAATATGATTATATCATTATTGACTGTGCGCCATCTCTTGGTTTGTTAACCCTGAATGCTTTAACAGCTGCAGATTCAGTAGTAATTCCTATTCAGTGTGAATATTTTGCACTTGAAGGATTAGGGAAATTATTGAACACTATAAAGAGTATTCAAAAAATACACAACCCAGATCTTGACATTGAAGGTTTATTATTAACAATGTACGATTCAAGATTACGTTTATCTAATCAGGTTGTTGAAGAGGTTCAAAAACACTTCAACGATATGGTTTTTGATACTGTAATTCAGCGAAATGTAAAATTAAGTGAAGCTCCAAGTTTTGGTGAAAGTATCATTAATTATGATGCTACAAGCAAAGGTGCCGTAAACTATATTAATCTAGCTCAGGAAATTATAAAGAAAAACAGTAAATAG
- a CDS encoding septal ring lytic transglycosylase RlpA family protein: MKEIALFIAVLFSAACFSQKNETPADSCSSIVKVIPYKKDAHASYYHDKFNGRKTASGKRFNNNDLTAAHKKFPFGTRLKVTNEINNKSVIVEITDRGPFVKGREIDLSKRAFMEIASNKKSGLVYVTIEILK; this comes from the coding sequence ATGAAAGAAATTGCACTATTCATCGCCGTATTATTTTCCGCCGCCTGTTTTTCGCAAAAAAATGAAACCCCAGCAGACTCCTGCAGTTCAATTGTAAAAGTCATACCTTATAAGAAAGACGCCCACGCTTCGTATTACCATGATAAATTTAATGGAAGAAAAACAGCCAGCGGAAAAAGATTCAATAACAATGATTTGACCGCCGCTCACAAAAAATTTCCTTTCGGAACCAGATTAAAAGTAACCAACGAGATAAATAATAAATCTGTTATTGTTGAAATTACAGACAGAGGTCCTTTTGTAAAAGGAAGAGAAATTGATCTGAGCAAACGAGCTTTTATGGAAATTGCATCCAATAAAAAAAGTGGTTTAGTGTACGTAACCATCGAAATTTTAAAATAA